AGCTTTATAATGCGCTTTTTACAGCATTCACCAGTTTCTCCGCTCTCTCCTGGATTTCAGCTGCTGACCAGGCGAGATTGATAGGTGTAGAAATGTTCCTGCCGATGATTGCATCAGAAGCAGGGAATTCTTTTGTTTTGTAGATCTCCATGGCCTGTTTCAGTCCTGGAGCAAACGGAGTCAGTACCTGGCCCTGTTTGAAATGATCCCACTGGCGGATATAGTGCCAGTTGTTATCATAGTAGTAAAATGCGGCCAGGCCTGCAGCTTTCATGGCAGCAGCGGCTTTACGTGCCTGGTCAGCCTCCGGCAGGAAGAATGACAGGAACGTTGCGCTATCGCCGGCAGGATCTGGTAAACGACGGAAAGTAACACCAGGAACAGTTGACAACGCATCTTTGAAGATTTTCTTCGTGCTGCGCTGGATTTCCAGGAATGTATCGAGTTTACGGATCTGTGCCAGACCTACAGCTGCGTGCAGCTCAGAAATACGATAGTTATAGCCAATAAACGGATGCTGCTCCAGGCCGCGGTCGTTGCCGATATGATCGTGACCATGGTCTGTATAGCCATCACATTTAGTGTAGATATCTTTATTGTTGGTAACAATACCACCGCCTTCAGCGCAGGTAATTGTTTTTACGAAGTCGAAAGAGAAAGTACCCGCATCACCGATGGTTCCCAGGGCCTGGCCTTTGTAGGAAGCACCGAAAGACTGACAGGCATCTTCCAGCAGGATGAGGTTATGTTTTTTGCAGATCGCTACCAGTGCATCCATATCGGCCATAGCACCGCACATATGTACCGGCATTACCGCTTTGGTGCGTGGGGTGATCGCTGCTTCAACTGCTTTAGGGTCCAGGGTGAGGGTATCATCCACATCAACCAGTACCGGTGTAGCACCTACGGAGAAAACAGATTCGAAGCTGGCAACAAAAGTGAAGGTAGGCATGATAATTTCATCGCCTGCACCTAAACCTAATGCAGCCATTGCGGTAGTCAATGCCGCAGTTCCGCTGGAGGCCAGCTGTGCATACTGAACATTCAGCTTCTTACACATTTCCGCTTCCAGTTCCTTTGCTTTCCAAATGCCTTTACGAGGACCATCAAAGCCGTATCTCATGAAGATACCGGTTTCAAGTACATCATTTACTTCTTTCCTTTCCTCGGGTCCAAATAGTTCAAATCCGGGCATAAGCTGTTGATTTTTAAAATATAATTGAAATAAGTTCGTTTTA
This window of the Chitinophaga sp. Cy-1792 genome carries:
- a CDS encoding DegT/DnrJ/EryC1/StrS aminotransferase family protein translates to MPGFELFGPEERKEVNDVLETGIFMRYGFDGPRKGIWKAKELEAEMCKKLNVQYAQLASSGTAALTTAMAALGLGAGDEIIMPTFTFVASFESVFSVGATPVLVDVDDTLTLDPKAVEAAITPRTKAVMPVHMCGAMADMDALVAICKKHNLILLEDACQSFGASYKGQALGTIGDAGTFSFDFVKTITCAEGGGIVTNNKDIYTKCDGYTDHGHDHIGNDRGLEQHPFIGYNYRISELHAAVGLAQIRKLDTFLEIQRSTKKIFKDALSTVPGVTFRRLPDPAGDSATFLSFFLPEADQARKAAAAMKAAGLAAFYYYDNNWHYIRQWDHFKQGQVLTPFAPGLKQAMEIYKTKEFPASDAIIGRNISTPINLAWSAAEIQERAEKLVNAVKSAL